CGGCCACTCCTACGATGCGCTGACCACTCCGGAACGCTTCGCCCACCTCGAACTGCTCGAACGCGAAATGCGGCGGCTGCCCGCGGCCGGCCACGAGCTGATCAACCAGATCGACAGCCAAGCCACCGCGGCCGAACTGGGCGGCAAGTTCGCTCACGTGCTGTCCGACCGGCTACGCATCACCCGCGGCGAAGCCACCCGCCGGGTCACGGACGCCCGCACACTCGGCATGCGGCGCACGCTGACCGGCGAACCGCTGGCGCCGCGGTATGCAGCCACCGCGGCGGCCCAACGCGCCGGCCATATTGGCGCATCCCACCTCACGGTCATCCACCGCTTCTTCGACGAGCTGCCTTGCTGGGTCGACGACCCCACCCGCGAGGCCGCCGAAGCCGACCTTGCCCGCTGGGCTGGCGAACAGCGCCCGGAAGGCCTGCGCAAAGTCGCCGACCGCATCACCTGCTATCTCAATCCCGACGGCAGCTACACCGACGCCGACCGTGCGCGCGCCCGCGGGCTGACGCTGGGCAACCAGCAGGCCGACGGCATGTCCAAGCTCAGCGGCTGGCTGACTCCCGAAGCCCGCGCCACCTGGGAGGCGGTGTTGGCCAAACTCGCCGCACCCGGTATGTGCAACCCCGACGACGACACCCCGGTCGTCGGCGGGCCCCCCAGCGAGGAAGCCGTGCAGCGTGACACCCGCACGGCGGCGCAGCGCAACCACGACGGCCTCAACGCCGCGCTAAGAGCAACGCTGGCAAGCGGTGAACTGGGCCAGCACAACGGCCTGCCGGCGGCCATCGTGGTGACCACCACCCTCACCGACCTCGAAGCCGCCGCCGGCAAAGCTTTGACCGCCGGCGGCACCCTGCTGCCGATGTCCGACGTCATCCGCCTGGCCCGCCACGCCCACCACTACCTGGCGATCTTCGACAAGGGCAAAGCGCTGGGCCTCTATCACACCAAACGGCTGGCCTCGCCGGGACAGCGAATTGTCCTGTACGCCAAGGACCGTGGTTGCTCGGCACCCGGCTGCGACGTCGCCGGCTACTACTGCGAAGTCCACCACGTCGAAGATTGGGCCGACACGCGCCGCACGGATATCGACCAACTCACCCTGGCCTGCGGACCCCACCACCGGCTCCTCGAGAAGGGCTGGACCACCCGAAGACGCGCCAACGGCGACGTCGAATGGATCCCACCGCCGCATCTCGACCGTGGGCAGCCCCGCACCAACACCTTTCACCACCCCGAGAAGTTGATGTCAGACGGGGACGAGGACGACGACCCGCCGTAGCGATCACACTATTGATCCGCTCCGTGGCCAGCGGGTAGCGTAGTGCTGCCAATTACGACACGGTAAGTAGCGTAATTGCGGACCCCCGTTCACCGAGAGGATCGGCTCGATGCGCAGCGCCTATGCCGGCCATCCCTTCACCACGTCAACGGCGGAGATCGAGGCCGCCCTCGCGGATGTCAGCATCCCGACGCTTCTGCTTTCGCTCGTGCACATCACTGGCGATCCGCGCTTCATCCGCGACTTCAAGCAGATGGGTGTCTTCCTCAACGAGATTCAGGGATTCATGTCCGAGGAGGACAAGGCCCGGGCCCGCGCGGCGGCCCTGCCGGTGATCACCGATTACCGGGACCGCGGTTGCCCCGAGCCAAAGCCGCTGAGCCTCGACCTCATTCGGGAGATGATGGACTGGGCGGCCTGCGAGCACGTGACCGACGACTACCTGCCGTTGATCCTGGAAGAGATGGACCTCGACGGCGCCGATCCGCGCCGCCCGCCGGCCCTGCCGGCGGAAAGCGCGGCCGACGTTCCCGTCCTCGTCGTCGGCTGCGGCGAATCGGGCATCCTGGCCGGAATCCGGCTCAAGCAGGCCAACATCCCGTTCACCATCGTCGAGAAGAATGCCGGCCCGGGCGGAACTTGGTGGGAGAACAGCTATCCCGGCGCCCGCGTCGACGTGGCGAATCACTTCTATTGCTATAGCTTCGAACCCAACAACGACTGGACGCACTTCTTCGCCGAGCAGCACGAGCTGCAGGACTATTTCACCCAGGTCATGGCGAAGCACGATCTGGCCGAGCATGTGCTGTGGAACACGGAAATGCAGGCCGCCGAGTGGATCGACGACGACGCCACCTGGAGCATCCGGCTGCGCGGCGCCGACGGCCAGACGAGCACCGTGCGCGCGCGGGCCCTGATCACCGCGGTCGGTCAGCTGAACCGGCCCAACATTCCCGACTTCGACGGTGCCGATAGCTTCGCGGGACCCTCGTTCCACTCGGCCGCCTGGGACCACTCCGTCGACCTGGGCGGCAAGCGGGTCGCTCTCATCGGCGCCGGCGCCAGCGGATTCCAGATCGCCCCCGCCATCGCCCCGGATGTCGAGCACCTCACCGTGTTTCAGCGGACCGCGCAGTGGATGTTCCCCAACCCTATGTATCACGACGAGGTCGGCGAAGGTATGCGCTGGGCCATGCGCCACCTGCCGTTCTACGGTCGGTGGTACCGCTTTCTCGTCCTTTGGCCCGGGTCCGACAAGGGTCTGGACGCCGCGGAAAGCGACCCGGACTACGCCGATCAAGAACACGCCGTCAGCGACATCAACGCCGCCGCCCAGATGATGTTCTCCCAATGGATCACCAGCCAGGTCGGTGAAGGGCACGACCTGTTGAGCAAGGTGATGCCCGACTATCCCGCCTGCGGCAAACGGACCCTGCAGGACAATGGCAGCTGGCTGCAGACGCTGCAACGCGACAACGTCGACTTGGTGCGCACACCCATCCGGCAGATCACGCCACGCGGAATCGTCACCGAAGACGGTGTGACGCACACCGTCGACATCATCGTGTACGCCACGGGATTCCGGCACACCGACGTGTTGTGGCCGCTGAAAGTCACCGGCCGCGACGGGGTCGACCTGCGCGAGATGTGGGGGAGCCGGCCGTACGCCTACCTCGGCATCACCGTCCCGAAGTTCCCCAACTTCTTCATCATCTACGGGCCCGGGACCCACCTCGCCCACGGGGGCAGCCTCATCTTCCAGTCCGAACTGCAGATGCGCTACATCGACCAGTGCCTGGCGCGGCTGGCCGAGGCCGACGTGCATTCGCTGGAGCCCAAGCCCGACGCCGCCGCCGACTGGCATCAACGGACGCAGACCCAAATCAAGAAGATGGTGTGGGCGCATCCCGCTGTCAAACATTCCTACTTCAAGAACGCCGACGGAGAGATCCACACCGTCAGTCCGTGGCGCCTCAACGAGTACTGGGCCGCGGTGCGCGAGCCCGACTGGTCACAGTTTGTTGTGCGGCAAAGGAAGTGAGCATGCCAATATGCGTACGGTAGTCGTCGACGGCCCCCAGAGCATCCGGGTCGACACGCGACCCGATCCCGCGCTTCCGGGCCCCGACGGGGCGATCGTCGAGGTCACCGCAGCCGGCATCTGTGGATCCGACCTGCATTTCTACGAGGCCGATTTCCCGATGCCCGACCCGATTGCGCTGGGGCACGAAGCGATTGGCACCGTCGTCGAGGCGGGGCCGCAGGTGCGCAACGTCAAGGTGGGCGACGTCGTGATGGTGTCATCGGTCACCGGATGCGGCGCCTGCGCGGGTTGCGCCACCCGCGATCCGGTCATGTGCCACAATGGCTTTCAGATCTTCGGTGGAGGCGTTCTCGGCGGTG
This genomic interval from Mycobacterium sp. SMC-2 contains the following:
- a CDS encoding HNH endonuclease signature motif containing protein, whose product is MRSSDREQIAADYAALSEAVSRILGHSYDALTTPERFAHLELLEREMRRLPAAGHELINQIDSQATAAELGGKFAHVLSDRLRITRGEATRRVTDARTLGMRRTLTGEPLAPRYAATAAAQRAGHIGASHLTVIHRFFDELPCWVDDPTREAAEADLARWAGEQRPEGLRKVADRITCYLNPDGSYTDADRARARGLTLGNQQADGMSKLSGWLTPEARATWEAVLAKLAAPGMCNPDDDTPVVGGPPSEEAVQRDTRTAAQRNHDGLNAALRATLASGELGQHNGLPAAIVVTTTLTDLEAAAGKALTAGGTLLPMSDVIRLARHAHHYLAIFDKGKALGLYHTKRLASPGQRIVLYAKDRGCSAPGCDVAGYYCEVHHVEDWADTRRTDIDQLTLACGPHHRLLEKGWTTRRRANGDVEWIPPPHLDRGQPRTNTFHHPEKLMSDGDEDDDPP
- a CDS encoding NAD(P)/FAD-dependent oxidoreductase, producing the protein MRSAYAGHPFTTSTAEIEAALADVSIPTLLLSLVHITGDPRFIRDFKQMGVFLNEIQGFMSEEDKARARAAALPVITDYRDRGCPEPKPLSLDLIREMMDWAACEHVTDDYLPLILEEMDLDGADPRRPPALPAESAADVPVLVVGCGESGILAGIRLKQANIPFTIVEKNAGPGGTWWENSYPGARVDVANHFYCYSFEPNNDWTHFFAEQHELQDYFTQVMAKHDLAEHVLWNTEMQAAEWIDDDATWSIRLRGADGQTSTVRARALITAVGQLNRPNIPDFDGADSFAGPSFHSAAWDHSVDLGGKRVALIGAGASGFQIAPAIAPDVEHLTVFQRTAQWMFPNPMYHDEVGEGMRWAMRHLPFYGRWYRFLVLWPGSDKGLDAAESDPDYADQEHAVSDINAAAQMMFSQWITSQVGEGHDLLSKVMPDYPACGKRTLQDNGSWLQTLQRDNVDLVRTPIRQITPRGIVTEDGVTHTVDIIVYATGFRHTDVLWPLKVTGRDGVDLREMWGSRPYAYLGITVPKFPNFFIIYGPGTHLAHGGSLIFQSELQMRYIDQCLARLAEADVHSLEPKPDAAADWHQRTQTQIKKMVWAHPAVKHSYFKNADGEIHTVSPWRLNEYWAAVREPDWSQFVVRQRK